The genomic segment ATCAATCAATTCATCCATTCATCagttaatcaatcaatcaattcatCTATTCATCAATCGATATAAGTGTCACTTATTGAAGTTTTTCAGACTGCGTGAGTTTCGTTCAGCTGGTGCACGTAGATCTGAGAATCACGTGCACGgctcagtgttttattttacgTTCAAACAAACGTTTTTCCGGttatgtttctctgtttgtgtgacACAGAAAAATCCTCCAGTTTCAGCCTCAGTCGGCCGTCGGCCTctacctgtgtgtgtaaatggagGCAGACAAAATAGTAGAAACAcctcattttaaccctttgaaacagaaaattgtttttatttcttctgaaaacatggtgcaaaaggcaacaagcaacttggcaagaaatggcctgcaaatttaaaaaaaagtaatattttgaaggttatttttttaaagttagtgaaaaatctaaatctatGCATTTGGTTATTTAATATGAtcatatgtaatatatattattattatttttgcacaattattataatgttttaagcatgatttgttttgtattttccagattttttgtttgttcgacttttttttaatttactattttatttgtatttttttttttgctaatttccaagtattttttgtactttttacttattttcttactaattttaGTATTTCTTGTTGTACATCCTCTGCTCAGTGAAGCTGAATAAAGTGTTattgaacgtgtgtgtgtgtgtgtgtgtgtgtgtgtgtgtgcaggcgtCCTCTCTGATGAACAATCCTCAGGTCCAGCAGCTGTAAGTtggtctctcttcctctcttgtctctttcttcctctgtggtgttGTGAGGGTAACTTCTTgtgtcctccctccctctcaggATGTCGGGGATGATGTCGGGAGCATACGGCGGGAtgccaggaggaggaggaggaggactgggAGGAGGACTGGGGGGTGGACTGGGGGGTGGACTGGGAGGAGGACTGGGAGGAGGACTGGGAGCAGCAGCGGCACCCCCCGGAGCCGCTGCTGCTGGAGATTTATCAGGACTGATTCAGGCGTACGTACGGCAGCGCGGCGTGCACACATCAACTGTCTGAGATGATGATTTCCTCCAAGAGGTtaaaagaagtgtgtgtgtgtgtgtgtgtgtgtgtgtgtgtgtgtgtgttgcagagggCAGCAGTTTGCtcagcagatgcagcagcagaacCCCGAACTCATCGAACAGCTGAGGAGTCAAATCCGCAACCGAACGCCCAGCGCTGGAAACGAGGAGCAGCCATGACACCAAGACACAGTAAACGTACGGAGCCCGAGAGGTGAcatggatatttttttgttttttttaaacgcgTCCCACTAAAACGTGCACAGGATTTATTCAgattttgcatgtgtgttttattgaaaagtgtgtgtgaatgtctaATACAACAATTCAACAcgtaaaatgcacattttcaagCTGCCAAAAAGTTTCTGCc from the Plectropomus leopardus isolate mb unplaced genomic scaffold, YSFRI_Pleo_2.0 unplaced_scaffold27036, whole genome shotgun sequence genome contains:
- the LOC121937660 gene encoding small glutamine-rich tetratricopeptide repeat-containing protein alpha-like, whose translation is MNNPQVQQLMSGMMSGAYGGMPGGGGGGLGGGLGGGLGGGLGGGLGGGLGAAAAPPGAAAAGDLSGLIQAGQQFAQQMQQQNPELIEQLRSQIRNRTPSAGNEEQP